A stretch of Octopus sinensis unplaced genomic scaffold, ASM634580v1 Contig15316, whole genome shotgun sequence DNA encodes these proteins:
- the LOC115230321 gene encoding TBC1 domain family member 19-like has product MQIKWNNKPQKQTRELTYIKESSQLWMKKLLKRINSLCIDFNFTLCKKRPEQERRKISLYWKEMSSIRQQKKDLRPIYNSNDLLNLITEMRNPNLKADCGSDHSLPALLQLRLKWLSFVDVKNRFATLLDAIINKEQAENVFEVLDSQEVKGALEICKTGCPPGNRGSLWKLAVGLDEQRNNQNYYQYMKDLYLEYEMMIDSIIEEDIAGTVTNDDQYFVFEEFIYQILLPFTRDPHTIFEFIQILR; this is encoded by the exons atgcaaATTAAATGGAATAATAAACCTCAAAAGCAGACAAGAGAATTGACGTATATTAAAGAGTCGTCACAACTATGGATGAAGAAGCTGTTGAAAAGAATAAACAGTCTTTGCATCGACTTCAATTTTACATTGTGCAAAAAACGTCCAgaacaagaaagaagaaagatttcACTTTATTGGAAAGAAATGAGTAGCATtcgccaacagaaaaaagatctCAGGCCAATTTATAACAGCAACGACTTACTAAATTTGATTACAGAAATGAGGAATCCAAACCTAAAGGCGGATTGTGGCTCTGACCATTCCCTTCCAGCTCTTCTTCAACTACGTCTAAAATGGCTTTCATTTGTTGATGTAAAGAACAGATTTGCAACATTGCTTGATGCCATTATTAACAAAGAACAAGCAGAAAATGTTTTTGAGGTTTTAGACTCACAGGAAGTCAAAGGCGCGTTAGAAATCTGTAAAACTGGTTGCCCTCCTGGAAACCGTGGTTCCCTCTGGAAATTAGCAGTTGGTCTGGACGAGCAGAGAAACAATCAGAATTATTACCAGTACATGAAAGATTTGTATCTTGAATATGAAATGATGATCGATTCAATAATTGAAGAGGATATTGCAGGGACAGTAACAAATGACGATCAGTACTTTGTTTTTGAAGAatttatctaccaaatcctcctGCCTTTCACAAGAGATCCTCAC acaATTTTTGAATTTATTCAAATCCTAAGGTAA